A single region of the Plantactinospora soyae genome encodes:
- a CDS encoding PadR family transcriptional regulator gives MQQEVVLAMLAKEPSYAYQLGARLRDALGPLGEAMNAGQVYVTLTRLEKAGLLEVERPVGDRVERKVYALTPDGQQRVAEWITEVSWPKPNLAEFHLKLVAAASAGLADPITIVDAQRRELLRRLRDAQRAVMAEPDYSNAALLLEGVVLRLQADLRWLEACEKNWTHRRSGS, from the coding sequence ATGCAGCAGGAAGTAGTGCTGGCCATGCTGGCCAAGGAGCCCTCGTATGCCTACCAGTTGGGGGCACGGCTGCGTGACGCGCTCGGTCCGCTCGGCGAGGCGATGAACGCCGGGCAGGTCTACGTCACGCTGACCCGGCTGGAGAAGGCCGGCCTGCTGGAGGTCGAGCGGCCCGTCGGAGACCGGGTGGAGCGCAAGGTGTATGCGCTCACCCCCGACGGTCAGCAGCGGGTCGCCGAGTGGATCACCGAGGTCAGCTGGCCGAAACCCAATCTCGCCGAGTTCCACCTCAAGCTGGTCGCGGCCGCCTCGGCCGGACTGGCCGACCCGATCACAATCGTCGACGCCCAGCGCCGCGAGTTGCTACGCCGGCTGCGTGACGCCCAGCGCGCCGTCATGGCCGAGCCGGATTACTCGAACGCCGCGCTGTTGCTCGAAGGCGTCGTGCTCCGGCTACAGGCGGACCTGCGCTGGCTCGAGGCATGCGAGAAAAACTGGACCCACCGAAGGAGTGGATCGTGA
- a CDS encoding ABC transporter ATP-binding protein codes for MSDAADTPVLRARGVQKEYGKGDGLVRAVDGVDLDIAAGETVAIMGPSGCGKSTLLHLLGGLDRPSAGEVLLSGRRIDNISEKALARMRRTDIGFVFQSFHLMEELTAVENVELSALLAGRSPRAARRRAEELLEQVGLAGRARFLPSQLSGGQRQRVAVARALSNEPQVVLADEPTGNLDSAATLDVLQLFEGLHGSGQTLVIVTHDARIAATADRMISMRDGELVDETRLTGGTTGELRAFAGLED; via the coding sequence GTGAGCGACGCCGCCGACACGCCTGTACTTCGCGCCCGCGGAGTGCAGAAGGAGTACGGCAAGGGGGATGGACTGGTACGCGCCGTCGATGGGGTCGACCTCGACATCGCCGCCGGAGAGACGGTGGCGATCATGGGGCCGAGCGGCTGCGGGAAGTCCACGCTGCTGCACCTGCTCGGCGGGCTGGACCGGCCCTCGGCCGGCGAGGTGCTGCTCAGCGGCCGTCGCATCGACAACATCAGCGAGAAGGCCCTGGCCCGGATGCGACGGACCGACATCGGCTTCGTCTTCCAGTCCTTCCATCTGATGGAGGAACTCACCGCCGTGGAGAACGTCGAGCTGTCGGCGCTGCTGGCCGGGCGCTCGCCGCGGGCCGCCCGACGGCGCGCGGAGGAACTGCTGGAGCAGGTCGGGCTCGCCGGCCGGGCGCGGTTCCTGCCCTCCCAGCTCTCCGGCGGCCAGCGGCAGCGGGTCGCGGTGGCCCGGGCGTTGAGCAACGAACCGCAGGTCGTGCTCGCCGACGAACCGACCGGCAACCTGGACAGCGCCGCCACCCTGGACGTCCTGCAACTCTTCGAGGGACTGCACGGCTCCGGCCAGACGCTGGTGATCGTCACGCACGACGCGCGGATCGCGGCCACCGCCGACCGGATGATCTCGATGCGCGACGGCGAGTTGGTGGACGAGACCAGGTTGACCGGTGGTACCACCGGCGAGCTCCGCGCCTTCGCCGGGCTGGAGGACTAA
- a CDS encoding ABC transporter permease, translating into MGRILLVVRLAVRDLRRRRTEAALLLLAILAATTTLTLALVLGDAARDPYESTREATNGPDVVANGQAAGLPRLESLATAAGVTDHSGPFPVASGKLQAGDRTSDAQIVGRDTGVASVDRPEVTQGSWVSDGGAVIEAAFANALELRVGDSITLADRSFEVVGFAVTAAMPPYPGSSCIVVRPGCVNGVVTEGQTLPPGLLHNPGLVWLTQADVRSLAADPNSLSYVLNLKLADPEGTQAFIDANTGGPGRSAGMQSWQDILTDAIELARDSQILLLIGTWLLGLLAVASLSVLVGGRMADQTRRVGLLKAVGGTPGLVAAVLLAEYVLVALVAAAGGLAIGTLTAPLLTESSAGLLGSAGTPAITMTRILVVIAVALGVAVIATAVPAVRAARSSTVNALADAARPPQRMGWLIAISARLPVPLLLALRVAARRPRRVVLGVASIAVTVSGIYVLLVLNSFLSTQPLTGGYGDSQVRVLRHVLLTWTVILLTLAAVNAIVITWATVLDNRHSSALARALGATPGEVTGALAAAQVLPAFVGAVLGVFPGGFALFAAINGITGGDSDRATLPSLWQLAVLILATLLVMTALTAVPARLGGRRPVTDTL; encoded by the coding sequence ATGGGCCGTATCCTGCTCGTGGTCCGCCTCGCCGTGCGTGACCTCCGCCGGCGCCGCACCGAGGCCGCGCTGCTGCTGCTCGCCATCCTGGCCGCCACCACGACGTTGACGCTCGCGCTCGTCCTGGGCGACGCGGCCCGCGACCCGTACGAGAGCACCCGGGAAGCGACCAACGGACCCGACGTGGTCGCCAACGGCCAGGCCGCCGGGTTGCCCCGGCTCGAAAGTCTGGCCACCGCGGCCGGGGTCACCGACCACAGCGGGCCGTTCCCGGTCGCCTCCGGAAAGCTCCAGGCCGGCGACCGTACCTCGGACGCGCAGATCGTGGGCCGCGACACGGGGGTCGCGTCGGTCGACCGGCCCGAGGTGACCCAGGGCAGCTGGGTCAGCGACGGCGGCGCGGTGATCGAGGCCGCCTTCGCGAACGCGCTCGAGTTGCGCGTCGGTGACTCGATCACCCTGGCCGACCGGTCGTTCGAGGTCGTCGGGTTCGCGGTCACCGCCGCCATGCCGCCCTATCCGGGATCGTCCTGCATCGTCGTGAGACCCGGCTGCGTCAACGGTGTGGTCACCGAGGGCCAGACGTTGCCGCCGGGGCTGCTGCACAATCCCGGGCTGGTCTGGCTCACCCAGGCGGACGTCCGGAGCCTCGCCGCGGATCCGAACTCCCTCTCCTACGTGTTGAACCTGAAACTCGCCGATCCCGAGGGGACCCAGGCGTTCATCGACGCGAACACCGGCGGGCCGGGCCGCAGCGCCGGGATGCAGAGCTGGCAGGACATCCTCACGGATGCCATCGAGCTGGCCAGAGACTCCCAGATCCTGCTGCTGATCGGTACCTGGCTGCTCGGTCTGCTCGCCGTGGCGAGTCTCTCGGTACTGGTCGGCGGTCGGATGGCCGACCAGACCAGACGCGTCGGGCTCCTGAAGGCGGTCGGCGGCACACCGGGCCTGGTCGCCGCCGTCCTGCTCGCCGAGTACGTCCTCGTGGCCCTCGTCGCGGCTGCCGGCGGGCTGGCGATCGGCACGCTGACCGCGCCGTTGCTGACCGAGTCCAGCGCCGGCCTCCTCGGCAGCGCGGGCACACCGGCGATAACCATGACCAGGATCCTGGTGGTGATCGCCGTGGCGCTCGGCGTCGCGGTGATCGCGACCGCCGTACCCGCCGTACGCGCCGCCCGCTCCAGCACCGTCAACGCGCTGGCCGACGCCGCCCGCCCGCCCCAGCGCATGGGCTGGCTCATCGCGATCTCGGCACGACTGCCCGTTCCGCTGCTCCTCGCCCTGCGGGTGGCCGCCCGCCGGCCGCGCCGGGTCGTGCTGGGGGTGGCCAGCATCGCGGTCACCGTCAGCGGCATCTACGTCCTGCTGGTCCTCAACTCCTTCCTGTCCACCCAGCCCCTCACCGGCGGTTACGGCGACAGCCAGGTCCGGGTACTGCGGCACGTGCTGCTCACCTGGACGGTCATCCTGCTCACCCTGGCGGCGGTCAACGCGATCGTCATCACCTGGGCGACGGTGCTCGACAACCGGCACTCGTCGGCGCTGGCGCGTGCCCTCGGCGCCACCCCCGGCGAGGTGACCGGTGCACTGGCCGCCGCGCAGGTGCTGCCCGCGTTCGTCGGTGCCGTGCTGGGCGTCTTCCCAGGCGGCTTCGCGCTGTTCGCCGCCATCAACGGGATCACCGGCGGCGACAGCGACAGGGCCACGCTTCCCTCGCTCTGGCAGTTGGCCGTCCTGATCCTGGCGACTCTGCTGGTGATGACGGCACTCACCGCCGTTCCCGCCCGGCTCGGTGGCCGCAGGCCGGTGACCGACACGCTGTGA
- a CDS encoding MBL fold metallo-hydrolase: MGDSSEPRFLRSNAIIEPLVDRFYAWLHIVAPVQAAMNLANVQVPLLESYLHSPKVHVAATNNPELRGGYFVGIEEERSMEVSALLDAIKRDRADMLTFAAAVAEAEELLRQTATGFDLTPLYPKLPSALNGLVELAYDTNNQPSMRYIEPLLYHSPLYDVRRQSVQLSLDTGVERPFILATPRMPSPDVLELPYAFDHPGLDELFKARTRGTTLGHLREALELDDSQAAKLDLLLAPQPSLAPDRHVERGGRIRYFGHACLVIQTPEAAIVTDPFISTDNRAGDRYTLDDLPDHIDLAVITHGHQDHIVLETLLQLRPRLDAVVVPRSSRGNLCDPSIALYLRHLGFTVIEVDDFDEVPVPGGRLVATPFLGEHCDLDIRAKSTYVVQLAGSSVFIGADSSGIDPVLYRYIRNQLGKVDMAFLGMECDGAPLTWLYKGLLTKPVTKKMSDSRRLSGSNAQQAAAIMRELGADEGHVYAMGEESWQGHVMATTYNEDTYQLKQIDEFLGWCSENGVTAEHLFNKREWTW; encoded by the coding sequence ATGGGCGACAGCAGCGAGCCGAGATTTCTTCGCTCGAATGCGATCATCGAGCCTCTTGTCGACCGGTTCTACGCGTGGCTGCACATAGTCGCCCCGGTGCAGGCGGCAATGAACCTGGCGAATGTCCAGGTGCCGCTGCTCGAGTCCTATCTACATTCTCCGAAGGTGCACGTCGCGGCCACCAACAACCCGGAACTGCGCGGCGGATACTTCGTCGGCATCGAGGAAGAGCGCAGCATGGAGGTCAGCGCGCTGCTCGACGCCATCAAGCGGGACCGGGCGGACATGCTGACCTTCGCCGCGGCCGTCGCCGAAGCGGAGGAACTGCTGCGCCAGACCGCCACCGGATTCGACCTCACCCCGCTCTATCCGAAGCTGCCGTCGGCGCTCAACGGCCTCGTGGAGTTGGCGTACGACACCAACAACCAGCCGTCGATGCGCTATATCGAGCCGCTGCTCTACCACAGCCCGCTGTACGACGTACGGCGCCAGTCGGTGCAACTGTCGCTCGACACCGGCGTCGAACGCCCGTTCATTCTGGCCACGCCCCGGATGCCGTCTCCGGACGTACTCGAGCTGCCCTACGCCTTCGACCATCCGGGACTGGACGAGCTGTTCAAGGCCCGCACCCGGGGCACCACCCTCGGCCACCTCCGTGAGGCGCTCGAACTGGACGACTCCCAGGCGGCGAAGCTGGACCTGCTGCTGGCGCCGCAGCCCAGCCTGGCTCCGGACCGGCACGTCGAACGCGGTGGCCGCATCCGCTACTTCGGGCACGCCTGCCTGGTCATCCAGACGCCCGAGGCGGCCATCGTCACCGACCCGTTCATCAGCACCGACAACCGGGCCGGCGACCGGTACACCCTCGACGACCTGCCGGACCACATCGACCTGGCCGTCATCACCCACGGGCACCAGGACCACATCGTGCTCGAGACCCTGCTGCAGCTGCGTCCCCGGCTCGACGCGGTCGTGGTGCCCCGCTCGTCCCGGGGCAACCTGTGCGACCCCTCGATCGCGCTGTACCTGCGCCACCTGGGCTTCACGGTCATCGAGGTGGACGACTTCGACGAGGTGCCGGTGCCCGGCGGACGACTGGTGGCGACGCCGTTCCTCGGCGAGCACTGCGACCTCGACATCCGCGCGAAGTCGACGTACGTGGTCCAGCTGGCCGGTTCGTCGGTTTTCATCGGCGCGGACTCCTCCGGCATCGACCCGGTGCTCTACCGGTACATCCGCAACCAGCTCGGCAAGGTCGACATGGCGTTCCTCGGCATGGAGTGCGACGGCGCGCCGCTGACCTGGCTCTACAAGGGCCTGCTGACCAAGCCGGTGACGAAGAAGATGAGTGACTCGCGCAGGCTGTCGGGGTCGAACGCGCAACAGGCCGCCGCGATCATGCGGGAGCTGGGCGCGGACGAGGGCCACGTGTACGCCATGGGCGAGGAGAGCTGGCAGGGCCACGTGATGGCGACCACGTACAACGAGGACACCTACCAGCTGAAGCAGATCGACGAGTTCCTGGGCTGGTGCTCGGAGAACGGCGTCACCGCCGAGCATCTGTTCAACAAGCGAGAGTGGACCTGGTAG